The Juglans microcarpa x Juglans regia isolate MS1-56 chromosome 8S, Jm3101_v1.0, whole genome shotgun sequence genome has a window encoding:
- the LOC121244100 gene encoding disease resistance protein RPV1-like isoform X4 has translation MAFSLPSSSSASFSSNLKWSYDIFLSFRGIDTRNTFVAHLYPALCQRGIKTYIDDKDLERGETISPTLLKAIEESMISIIVLSSNYASSTWCLEELMKILEFKKTKQQIVLPVFYHVNPSEIRNLRGGFGEALAKHQERFKEDPKVQRWKESLQEVADLAGEHLEDGDEYEFMHKIIEWVDSKIIKYTYELDIAEYPIGLESRLKDLNTNLEIGTNDITLMIGIYGIGGIGKSTIAKALFNSIGHQFEARCFLANVRQISSREEGLVKLQEKLLYDLLGNFGSFNIGGHVGGTNVIKHRLCSKRVLIILDDVNELNQLKELAGNHNWFGPGSRIVITTRDQHLLTSHQVDSTYEVQGLDNNQATQLFSWHALKREKPVESHVKLTTCIIGYAKGLPLALTVLGSYLLGRSIQEWESALKKYERSLHKDIYEILKISYDGLDGNEKNIFLDIACFFSGKSVEYVTKILDSCHFSSSIGIARLKDKCLININRYQSVDMHDLLQEMGKEIVRQESPKEAGKRSRLLFHEDVRHVLEENTGTNKIEAILLDFPEGHDEMICLHSKAFMKMRNLRLFINRNAQFSARPKYLSNVIRVLDWPKYPSSYLPSNFRGNNLVEFRMPNSLIKELGGLKLKNLRVMNLSDCKFLTKIPDLSSSPNLKTLDLEYCCKYTSHHVHLPSSIRKPIKIFQLQSLRSFEVLEGCSQPINIRQVEEDGTQSMPYVVSTYEECEIASTTAELTPTNSSIFNDAGSSSSMIWKSLQDLSLQFCCLSKSNFFTNGNYFPALVELDLSESDIVIFPAQSVRFDRLRDLCLNNCEKLEEILPLPLSIESVEARECASLESFALLSEILIRNNGTNFSNFLRIDLYGCHKLLANMRPIPSWEERHSKEQNWAYPIKVRDTSIIFPGERIPSWFSYRKEAHDSNMCEIDINGPHHWNGIDEIVLYVVFGFRVGITNPEEEEAYISVIIHDGSDWKYLLYSNPVMTFSWTDSDHVSMHWMGYGKQVDVSRFRFECNELMVLRRVGIHFLRSLDL, from the exons ATGGCATTCAGTTTACCCTCTTCTTCGTCCGCCTCTTTTTCTTCCAATCTTAAATGGTCTTACGATATATTCTTGAGTTTTAGAGGAATAGATACTCGCAATACTTTTGTTGCTCATCTATACCCTGCTCTATGTCAAAGGGGAATCAAAACCTACATAGATGACAAAGATCTTGAAAGAGGAGAGACAATTTCACCTACACTTCTCAAAGCCATAGAGGAGTCAATGATTTCTATCATTGTATTATCTTCAAACTATGCATCATCTACATGGTGCTTGGAGGAGCTAATGAAGATCCTTGAgtttaagaaaacaaaacaacaaattgtttTACCAGTGTTTTACCATGTAAATCCATCAGAAATACGAAATTTGAGAGGAGGTTTTGGAGAAGCATTGGCTAAACATCAGGAGAGGTTCAAGGAGGACCCGAAGGTGCAAAGGTGGAAGGAAAGCCTACAAGAGGTTGCCGATTTGGCTGGAGAACATTTGGAAGACGG GGATGAATAtgaatttatgcataaaatcatTGAATGGGTAGACtcgaaaataattaaatatacataCGAGTTAGACATTGCTGAGTATCCAATTGGACTAGAGTCTCGTCTAAAAGACTTGAATACTAATTTAGAAATTGGAACGAATGACATTACTCTCATGATAGGGATTTATGGAATTGGTGGAATTGGTAAATCAACTATCGCCAAAGCATTGTTTAACTCAATTGGACATCAATTTGAAGCTAGATGTTTTCTAGCAAATGTTAGACAGATTTCAAGTCGAGAGGAGGGTCTGGTCAAACTACAAGAGAAACTTCTTTATGATCTCTTAGGAAACTTTGGAAGTTTTAATATTGGCGGTCATGTTGGAGGTACTAATGTTATAAAGCATAGACTTTGCTCTAAAAGGGTACTTATAATTCTTGATGATGTGAATGAGTTGAACCAATTAAAAGAACTAGCTGGAAATCATAATTGGTTCGGTCCAGGAAGTAGAATAGTAATCACAACAAGAGATCAACATCTATTAACTTCTCATCAGGTTGATTCAACGTATGAAGTGCAGGGATTGGACAACAACCAAGCTACTCAACTATTTAGTTGGCATGCATTGAAAAGAGAGAAGCCAGTTGAAAGTCATGTAAAACTCACAACATGTATAATAGGTTATGCTAAGGGCCTTCCACTAGCTCTTACAGTGCTTGGTTCATATTTGCTTGGTAGAAGTATACAAGAATGGGAGAGTGCATTGAAAAAGTATGAAAGAAGTCTTCACAAGGATATTTatgaaattcttaaaataagcTATGACGGGCTAGATGGTAATGAAAAGAATATTTTCCTTGACATTGCATGTTTCTTCAGTGGGAAGTCTGTTGAATATGTCACGAAAATACTAGACAGTTGTCATTTTTCGTCATCTATTGGCATTGCAAGGCTTAAAGATAAGTGTCTCATCAATATTAATCGTTATCAAAGTGTGGACATGCATGACTTATTGCAAGAAATGGGTAAAGAGATTGTTCGACAAGAATCGCCTAAAGAAGCTGGCAAGCGTAGTAGATTGTTGTTTCATGAAGATGTTCGCCATGTATTAGAAGAAAATACG GGAACAAACAAAATTGAAGCTATTTTGTTAGATTTTCCTGAAGGccatgatgagatgatatgctTGCATTCCAAGGCATTTATGAAGATGAGGAATCTTCGATTGTTTATAAACCGGAATGCACAATTTTCTGCAAGACCGAAGTATCTCTCTAATGTGATAAGAGTGCTTGATTGGCCTAAATATCCCTCGTCATATTTGCCTTCTAATTTTCGTGGAAATAATCTCGTTGAATTTCGAATGCCTAATAGCCTCATCAAGGAGTTAGGCGGCCTAAAATTAAAG AACTTGAGAGTTATGAATTTAAGCGATTGTAAGTTCTTAACAAAAATTCCTGATCTTTCAAGTAGCCCAAATTTAAAGACGTTGGATCTTGAATATT GCTGCAAATACACAAGCCACCATGTGCATCTCCCATCTAGCATTagaaaaccaataaaaattTTTCAGTTGCAAAGTCTACGTTCGTTCGAAGTACTCGAAGGCTGTTCACAACCAATAAACATTAGACAGGTGGAAGAGGATGGTACACAATCCATGCCATATGTTGTGTCTACATACGAAGAATGTGAAATTGCATCAACTACTGCAGAATTGACTCCGACAAATTCAAGCATTTTTAATGATGCAGGTTCCTCCTCAAGCATGATTTGGAAATCACTACAAGATTTAAGTCTTCAATTCTGTTGCCtgtcaaaatcaaatttcttcacGAATGGTAATTACTTTCCCGCATTGGTTGAGTTAGATCTAAGTGAGAGTGATATTGTTATCTTTCCAGCTCAAAGCGTCAGATTTGATAGGTTGCGAGACCTTTGTTTGAACAATTGCgagaaacttgaagaaattttaCCTCTTCCATTGAGTATAGAAAGTGTTGAAGCTCGTGAATGCGCGTCATTGGAAAGTTTTGCACTGCTATCTGAAATACTTATTAGAAACAATGGAACGAATTTTTCTAACTTCCTAAGGATTGACTTGTACGGATGCCACAAACTGCTTGCAAATATGAGGCCGATTCCTTCATGGGAAGAG AGACATTCTAAAGAACAAAATTGGGCATACCCAATTAAAGTAAGAGATACTAGCATTATATTTCCAGGAGAGAGGATTCCAAGCTGGTTTAGCTATCGCAAGGAGGCCCATGATAGTAATATGTGTGAAATAGATATTAATGGACCACATCATTGGAATGGCATAGATGAAATTGTTTTATATGTTGTTTTTGGATTTAGAGTTGGGATCACTAACCCAGAAGAGGAGGAGGCTTATATTAGTGTTATAATCCATGATGGCTCTGATTGGAAGTACTTGTTATATAGTAATCCAGTTATGACATTTTCTTGGACGGACTCAGACCATGTATCGATGCATTGGATGGGTTACGGTAAACAAGTGGACGTTTCAAGGTTTAGATTTGAATGTAACGAGCTCATGGTATTAAGAAGGGTTGGGATCCATTTCCTAAGGTCTTTGGATttatag
- the LOC121244100 gene encoding disease resistance protein RPV1-like isoform X7, with product MAFSLPSSSSASFSSNLKWSYDIFLSFRGIDTRNTFVAHLYPALCQRGIKTYIDDKDLERGETISPTLLKAIEESMISIIVLSSNYASSTWCLEELMKILEFKKTKQQIVLPVFYHVNPSEIRNLRGGFGEALAKHQERFKEDPKVQRWKESLQEVADLAGEHLEDGDEYEFMHKIIEWVDSKIIKYTYELDIAEYPIGLESRLKDLNTNLEIGTNDITLMIGIYGIGGIGKSTIAKALFNSIGHQFEARCFLANVRQISSREEGLVKLQEKLLYDLLGNFGSFNIGGHVGGTNVIKHRLCSKRVLIILDDVNELNQLKELAGNHNWFGPGSRIVITTRDQHLLTSHQVDSTYEVQGLDNNQATQLFSWHALKREKPVESHVKLTTCIIGYAKGLPLALTVLGSYLLGRSIQEWESALKKYERSLHKDIYEILKISYDGLDGNEKNIFLDIACFFSGKSVEYVTKILDSCHFSSSIGIARLKDKCLININRYQSVDMHDLLQEMGKEIVRQESPKEAGKRSRLLFHEDVRHVLEENTGTNKIEAILLDFPEGHDEMICLHSKAFMKMRNLRLFINRNAQFSARPKYLSNVIRVLDWPKYPSSYLPSNFRGNNLVEFRMPNSLIKELGGLKLKNLRVMNLSDCKFLTKIPDLSSSPNLKTLDLEYCKNLVEVHHSVGFLDKLCWFSAIGCCKLRIVPKRFKLRSLSFLSLRNCSSLEDFPEFEICETEFLHDLHVRRTIGELTRLSVFYATGCKYTSHHVHLPSSIRKPIKIFQLQSLRSFEVLEGCSQPINIRQVEEDGSSSSMIWKSLQDLSLQFCCLSKSNFFTNGCETFV from the exons ATGGCATTCAGTTTACCCTCTTCTTCGTCCGCCTCTTTTTCTTCCAATCTTAAATGGTCTTACGATATATTCTTGAGTTTTAGAGGAATAGATACTCGCAATACTTTTGTTGCTCATCTATACCCTGCTCTATGTCAAAGGGGAATCAAAACCTACATAGATGACAAAGATCTTGAAAGAGGAGAGACAATTTCACCTACACTTCTCAAAGCCATAGAGGAGTCAATGATTTCTATCATTGTATTATCTTCAAACTATGCATCATCTACATGGTGCTTGGAGGAGCTAATGAAGATCCTTGAgtttaagaaaacaaaacaacaaattgtttTACCAGTGTTTTACCATGTAAATCCATCAGAAATACGAAATTTGAGAGGAGGTTTTGGAGAAGCATTGGCTAAACATCAGGAGAGGTTCAAGGAGGACCCGAAGGTGCAAAGGTGGAAGGAAAGCCTACAAGAGGTTGCCGATTTGGCTGGAGAACATTTGGAAGACGG GGATGAATAtgaatttatgcataaaatcatTGAATGGGTAGACtcgaaaataattaaatatacataCGAGTTAGACATTGCTGAGTATCCAATTGGACTAGAGTCTCGTCTAAAAGACTTGAATACTAATTTAGAAATTGGAACGAATGACATTACTCTCATGATAGGGATTTATGGAATTGGTGGAATTGGTAAATCAACTATCGCCAAAGCATTGTTTAACTCAATTGGACATCAATTTGAAGCTAGATGTTTTCTAGCAAATGTTAGACAGATTTCAAGTCGAGAGGAGGGTCTGGTCAAACTACAAGAGAAACTTCTTTATGATCTCTTAGGAAACTTTGGAAGTTTTAATATTGGCGGTCATGTTGGAGGTACTAATGTTATAAAGCATAGACTTTGCTCTAAAAGGGTACTTATAATTCTTGATGATGTGAATGAGTTGAACCAATTAAAAGAACTAGCTGGAAATCATAATTGGTTCGGTCCAGGAAGTAGAATAGTAATCACAACAAGAGATCAACATCTATTAACTTCTCATCAGGTTGATTCAACGTATGAAGTGCAGGGATTGGACAACAACCAAGCTACTCAACTATTTAGTTGGCATGCATTGAAAAGAGAGAAGCCAGTTGAAAGTCATGTAAAACTCACAACATGTATAATAGGTTATGCTAAGGGCCTTCCACTAGCTCTTACAGTGCTTGGTTCATATTTGCTTGGTAGAAGTATACAAGAATGGGAGAGTGCATTGAAAAAGTATGAAAGAAGTCTTCACAAGGATATTTatgaaattcttaaaataagcTATGACGGGCTAGATGGTAATGAAAAGAATATTTTCCTTGACATTGCATGTTTCTTCAGTGGGAAGTCTGTTGAATATGTCACGAAAATACTAGACAGTTGTCATTTTTCGTCATCTATTGGCATTGCAAGGCTTAAAGATAAGTGTCTCATCAATATTAATCGTTATCAAAGTGTGGACATGCATGACTTATTGCAAGAAATGGGTAAAGAGATTGTTCGACAAGAATCGCCTAAAGAAGCTGGCAAGCGTAGTAGATTGTTGTTTCATGAAGATGTTCGCCATGTATTAGAAGAAAATACG GGAACAAACAAAATTGAAGCTATTTTGTTAGATTTTCCTGAAGGccatgatgagatgatatgctTGCATTCCAAGGCATTTATGAAGATGAGGAATCTTCGATTGTTTATAAACCGGAATGCACAATTTTCTGCAAGACCGAAGTATCTCTCTAATGTGATAAGAGTGCTTGATTGGCCTAAATATCCCTCGTCATATTTGCCTTCTAATTTTCGTGGAAATAATCTCGTTGAATTTCGAATGCCTAATAGCCTCATCAAGGAGTTAGGCGGCCTAAAATTAAAG AACTTGAGAGTTATGAATTTAAGCGATTGTAAGTTCTTAACAAAAATTCCTGATCTTTCAAGTAGCCCAAATTTAAAGACGTTGGATCTTGAATATTGTAAGAACTTAGTTGAGGTTCATCATTCCGTTGGATTCCTTGATAAGCTTtgttggttttctgctattggaTGCTGCAAGCTTAGGATTGTACCGAAAAGATTCAAGTTGAGGTCTCTAAGTTTTCTTTCACTTCGTAATTGCTCGAGTCTCGAAGACTTTCCAGAGTTTGAAATATGTGAAACGGAATTTTTACATGATTTACATGTTCGTAGAACAATTGGCGAACTTACTCGGCTTTCGGTATTCTATGCAACAGGCTGCAAATACACAAGCCACCATGTGCATCTCCCATCTAGCATTagaaaaccaataaaaattTTTCAGTTGCAAAGTCTACGTTCGTTCGAAGTACTCGAAGGCTGTTCACAACCAATAAACATTAGACAGGTGGAAGAGGATG GTTCCTCCTCAAGCATGATTTGGAAATCACTACAAGATTTAAGTCTTCAATTCTGTTGCCtgtcaaaatcaaatttcttcacGAATG GTTGCGAGACCTTTGTTTGA
- the LOC121244100 gene encoding disease resistance protein RPV1-like isoform X6, which yields MAFSLPSSSSASFSSNLKWSYDIFLSFRGIDTRNTFVAHLYPALCQRGIKTYIDDKDLERGETISPTLLKAIEESMISIIVLSSNYASSTWCLEELMKILEFKKTKQQIVLPVFYHVNPSEIRNLRGGFGEALAKHQERFKEDPKVQRWKESLQEVADLAGEHLEDGDEYEFMHKIIEWVDSKIIKYTYELDIAEYPIGLESRLKDLNTNLEIGTNDITLMIGIYGIGGIGKSTIAKALFNSIGHQFEARCFLANVRQISSREEGLVKLQEKLLYDLLGNFGSFNIGGHVGGTNVIKHRLCSKRVLIILDDVNELNQLKELAGNHNWFGPGSRIVITTRDQHLLTSHQVDSTYEVQGLDNNQATQLFSWHALKREKPVESHVKLTTCIIGYAKGLPLALTVLGSYLLGRSIQEWESALKKYERSLHKDIYEILKISYDGLDGNEKNIFLDIACFFSGKSVEYVTKILDSCHFSSSIGIARLKDKCLININRYQSVDMHDLLQEMGKEIVRQESPKEAGKRSRLLFHEDVRHVLEENTGTNKIEAILLDFPEGHDEMICLHSKAFMKMRNLRLFINRNAQFSARPKYLSNVIRVLDWPKYPSSYLPSNFRGNNLVEFRMPNSLIKELGGLKLKNLRVMNLSDCKFLTKIPDLSSSPNLKTLDLEYCKNLVEVHHSVGFLDKLCWFSAIGCCKLRIVPKRFKLRSLSFLSLRNCSSLEDFPEFEICETEFLHDLHVRRTIGELTRLSVFYATGCKYTSHHVHLPSSIRKPIKIFQLQSLRSFEVLEGCSQPINIRQVEEDGTQSMPYVVSTYEECEIASTTAELTPTNSSIFNDAGSSSSMIWKSLQDLSLQFCCLSKSNFFTNGCETFV from the exons ATGGCATTCAGTTTACCCTCTTCTTCGTCCGCCTCTTTTTCTTCCAATCTTAAATGGTCTTACGATATATTCTTGAGTTTTAGAGGAATAGATACTCGCAATACTTTTGTTGCTCATCTATACCCTGCTCTATGTCAAAGGGGAATCAAAACCTACATAGATGACAAAGATCTTGAAAGAGGAGAGACAATTTCACCTACACTTCTCAAAGCCATAGAGGAGTCAATGATTTCTATCATTGTATTATCTTCAAACTATGCATCATCTACATGGTGCTTGGAGGAGCTAATGAAGATCCTTGAgtttaagaaaacaaaacaacaaattgtttTACCAGTGTTTTACCATGTAAATCCATCAGAAATACGAAATTTGAGAGGAGGTTTTGGAGAAGCATTGGCTAAACATCAGGAGAGGTTCAAGGAGGACCCGAAGGTGCAAAGGTGGAAGGAAAGCCTACAAGAGGTTGCCGATTTGGCTGGAGAACATTTGGAAGACGG GGATGAATAtgaatttatgcataaaatcatTGAATGGGTAGACtcgaaaataattaaatatacataCGAGTTAGACATTGCTGAGTATCCAATTGGACTAGAGTCTCGTCTAAAAGACTTGAATACTAATTTAGAAATTGGAACGAATGACATTACTCTCATGATAGGGATTTATGGAATTGGTGGAATTGGTAAATCAACTATCGCCAAAGCATTGTTTAACTCAATTGGACATCAATTTGAAGCTAGATGTTTTCTAGCAAATGTTAGACAGATTTCAAGTCGAGAGGAGGGTCTGGTCAAACTACAAGAGAAACTTCTTTATGATCTCTTAGGAAACTTTGGAAGTTTTAATATTGGCGGTCATGTTGGAGGTACTAATGTTATAAAGCATAGACTTTGCTCTAAAAGGGTACTTATAATTCTTGATGATGTGAATGAGTTGAACCAATTAAAAGAACTAGCTGGAAATCATAATTGGTTCGGTCCAGGAAGTAGAATAGTAATCACAACAAGAGATCAACATCTATTAACTTCTCATCAGGTTGATTCAACGTATGAAGTGCAGGGATTGGACAACAACCAAGCTACTCAACTATTTAGTTGGCATGCATTGAAAAGAGAGAAGCCAGTTGAAAGTCATGTAAAACTCACAACATGTATAATAGGTTATGCTAAGGGCCTTCCACTAGCTCTTACAGTGCTTGGTTCATATTTGCTTGGTAGAAGTATACAAGAATGGGAGAGTGCATTGAAAAAGTATGAAAGAAGTCTTCACAAGGATATTTatgaaattcttaaaataagcTATGACGGGCTAGATGGTAATGAAAAGAATATTTTCCTTGACATTGCATGTTTCTTCAGTGGGAAGTCTGTTGAATATGTCACGAAAATACTAGACAGTTGTCATTTTTCGTCATCTATTGGCATTGCAAGGCTTAAAGATAAGTGTCTCATCAATATTAATCGTTATCAAAGTGTGGACATGCATGACTTATTGCAAGAAATGGGTAAAGAGATTGTTCGACAAGAATCGCCTAAAGAAGCTGGCAAGCGTAGTAGATTGTTGTTTCATGAAGATGTTCGCCATGTATTAGAAGAAAATACG GGAACAAACAAAATTGAAGCTATTTTGTTAGATTTTCCTGAAGGccatgatgagatgatatgctTGCATTCCAAGGCATTTATGAAGATGAGGAATCTTCGATTGTTTATAAACCGGAATGCACAATTTTCTGCAAGACCGAAGTATCTCTCTAATGTGATAAGAGTGCTTGATTGGCCTAAATATCCCTCGTCATATTTGCCTTCTAATTTTCGTGGAAATAATCTCGTTGAATTTCGAATGCCTAATAGCCTCATCAAGGAGTTAGGCGGCCTAAAATTAAAG AACTTGAGAGTTATGAATTTAAGCGATTGTAAGTTCTTAACAAAAATTCCTGATCTTTCAAGTAGCCCAAATTTAAAGACGTTGGATCTTGAATATTGTAAGAACTTAGTTGAGGTTCATCATTCCGTTGGATTCCTTGATAAGCTTtgttggttttctgctattggaTGCTGCAAGCTTAGGATTGTACCGAAAAGATTCAAGTTGAGGTCTCTAAGTTTTCTTTCACTTCGTAATTGCTCGAGTCTCGAAGACTTTCCAGAGTTTGAAATATGTGAAACGGAATTTTTACATGATTTACATGTTCGTAGAACAATTGGCGAACTTACTCGGCTTTCGGTATTCTATGCAACAGGCTGCAAATACACAAGCCACCATGTGCATCTCCCATCTAGCATTagaaaaccaataaaaattTTTCAGTTGCAAAGTCTACGTTCGTTCGAAGTACTCGAAGGCTGTTCACAACCAATAAACATTAGACAGGTGGAAGAGGATGGTACACAATCCATGCCATATGTTGTGTCTACATACGAAGAATGTGAAATTGCATCAACTACTGCAGAATTGACTCCGACAAATTCAAGCATTTTTAATGATGCAGGTTCCTCCTCAAGCATGATTTGGAAATCACTACAAGATTTAAGTCTTCAATTCTGTTGCCtgtcaaaatcaaatttcttcacGAATG GTTGCGAGACCTTTGTTTGA